GGTAGAACACCTGCGCGTGATGGAGCGAAATGGGCACGAAATCGAGTGTAGTGAGCGCAGTGGGTCGGCTATCATGTGGTCGGACCGAACAGCCAAAAGGGGACGCACTGAATGGCCATCGAGCAACAGGACACCGGCGCGCAGATCGACCAGCCGGTCGTCACGATGACCGCGCGCGCGACGGACAAGCTCAAGGAAGTCATCGCGAAGCAAGGCCGCGCCGATCTCGCCCTCCGTGTGTATGTCACGCCGGGCGGCTGCTCCGGTTTTTCGTACGGGATGACGTTCGCGGAAGGTC
This genomic window from Candidatus Limnocylindria bacterium contains:
- the erpA gene encoding iron-sulfur cluster insertion protein ErpA, with protein sequence MAIEQQDTGAQIDQPVVTMTARATDKLKEVIAKQGRADLALRVYVTPGGCSGFSYGMTFAEGREQDDTLVETDGVRIVVDPMSAMYLKGSEIDFVDALMGGGFALRNPNAVSSCGCGQSFKTA